In Portunus trituberculatus isolate SZX2019 chromosome 10, ASM1759143v1, whole genome shotgun sequence, one genomic interval encodes:
- the LOC123501890 gene encoding tripartite motif-containing protein 3-like, whose protein sequence is MNCEKCHGSFEKEGRDPLLLPSCGHTLCKNCLRLFIQHNGFKCPFCGKKQPSNLKIEDLLPNYALLQMMESMNDENGRNGRKKDRHRSRGRAAEGKERSRERSVIKGTETECVEHEGVRLMYWCGPCGVAACGECVVEKHTGGGGGEGRRHQTVRIDAALKMRRSELQEHVIMLMNTLESAEKKHRNLTKSSPFITAAKKLQTEVTAVMGKIRVVLSLLARLIQEGEEGDAGLQHLRGELDELIQKTPPSGSTTGNVAEIMALLKHLKRIEEFRDGPVAKLLKEVEASSREDWMIFLSIASANNAVLNNKAIVLCKQLALCGGGYRLDVVGGGGLLGSLTWEQQKFHLHCLRLPSGPRRSNSDLARCHALKWQVLETQMEEVKQVFLDLVWGGPGQVRQGKKGSTSNSAGLTPPLRHPAAASSIK, encoded by the exons atgaACTGTGAAAAGTGCCATGGCTCGttcgagaaggaaggaagggacccGCTGCTGCTTCCCTCCTGTGGCCATACTCTCTGTAAAAACTGTTTGCGTCTCTTCATTCAACACAACGGTTTCAAGTGTCCATTCTGCgg gaagaaACAGCCTTCAAACCTGAAAATAGAAGACTTACTCCCGAATTATGCCCTTCTTCAGATGATGGAGAGCATGAAT GATGAGAATGGAcgtaatggaaggaagaaggacagACACAGATCGAGGGGGAGGGCGGCGGAAGGCAAGGAGCGGAGCAGGGAGAGGAGCGTGATCAAGGGCACTGAAACCGAGTGTGTGGAGCATGAGGGGGTGCGGCTCATGTACTGGTGTGGCCCATGTGGCGTGGCGgcctgtggtgagtgtgtggtggagaAGCACACAGGTGGGGGCGGCGGTGAAGGCAGAAGGCACCAAACTGTGAGGATTGATGCTGCgctgaagatgaggaggagtgaGTTGCAAGAGCATGTCATTATGCTGATGAACACtctgg AGTCAGCGGAGAAGAAACATAGAAACCTTACCAAGTCATCTCCTTTCATCACTGCTGCCAAGAAGTTGCAGACCGAAGTGACAGCGGTGATGGGGAAGATAAGAGTGGTGCTGTCCCTCCTGGCGCGCCTGATccaggagggcgaggagggcgACGCGGGACTCCAGCACCTGCGAGGGGAGCTGGATGAACTGATTCAAAAAACGCCACCATCTGGGTCCACCACGGGGAATGTTGCGGAGATCATGgctttattg AAACACCTGAAGCGCATCGAGGAATTCCGTGATGGCCCTGTAGCCAAGTtgttgaaggaggtggaggcatCGAGCAGAGAGGACTGGATGATCTTTCTTAGCATTGCTTCTGCCAACAATGCTGTTCTAAATAATAAAGCTATTGTTCTTTGTAAGCAG CTtgctttgtgtggtggtgggtatCGCTTGgatgtggtgggtggtggcggcCTGCTAGGGAGCCTCACTTGGGAGCAGCAGAAGTTTCATCTGCACTGCCTTCGTCTGCCCTCAGGGCCTCGCAGATCCAACTCAGACTTAGCACGTTGCCACGCTCTCAAG TGGCAGGTCTTGGAAACACAGATGGAGGAAGTGAAGCAAGTGTTCCTGGACTTGGTGTGGGGAGGACCAGGCCAGGTGCGGCAGGGAAAGAAAGGCTCTACTTCAAACTCTGCCGGTCTGACTCCACCTCTGAGGCATCCTGCTGCCGCTTCCTCCATCAAGTGA